DNA sequence from the Littorina saxatilis isolate snail1 linkage group LG9, US_GU_Lsax_2.0, whole genome shotgun sequence genome:
GACTAAAACTTGTGATTCAAAGGTTTACCTTTCTTCTCGTTTGGGCAATCATGTCAACTGTTATTGAAGATATGTCCAAGCTTTCATCTGGGATAAAAGAGCATCCTTCCTGTAACACGGGAAAactactcccacgagatttttactccgaagtaaacatttcgtacgaaaaagttactccctttacgaaaaaagcactcccccattacacgagaaaattactcccaaagacaggtgagttccgagtaaacatttcgtacaaaaatgtcactcccctgacgaataaataacgaataaattacttcaccccaacacgagcaatttatacttcccatgccaggtgtacgaaatgtttactcccttgtcccctgttagtcttggtggtagaaggggtggagggagggtagcgcgacattcgtgtgcacgagatcacttattggcattgaTCTCgtgcacacgaatgtcgcggcTACCCTCTTTCcatcccttccaccaccaagactaacaggggacaagggagtcccttcgcccgcatcccatttttgcgtatgagatttttactggaagtaaaaataaaggggagtaaaaatttcgtggagggagtaattttttcgtgccttagggagttcttttctcgtacgaaaagtgtactcggagtaagaatttcgtacgaaatgtgtactccggagtaaatttttcgagaggtaaaaatgtcgtgttacaccggcacttGACCACACATCCAAAACTCGACAGTCTGCCTGCTGCTGCTTCCAccgcagagtgggaatttgttgTTTAATCAGTGTACGTTACAGGAACCAATTCCAATCGGCAAAATTATATCACTAATTCTTTTTCCCTTTAAATACTGAagttaaggcaaaaaaaaacccaggtctgtttacggtaacataggccaaaaaaatagggtcggtaggtcgggaatttttttatttttttattttttccaaaaaaccatatttttacgttattttgcattttttaaatttttttttcccaaatgccaaaaaaagtctagggtcacgcgaaaaaaatagggtcggtcgggttaccgtaaacagactattttttttgggcctaaaaaacaaaggattactgtactcaccgatacaaagacgacacaagacgataacgaattttcgcttctggaaaaacaagaaaaacaaaagactaaggcgtaaggcgaaactactacatttagtcaagctgtcgaactcacgggatgaaactgaacgcactgtagtttttcaccaagacagtacagcttcgtcaatccccgcgtgaaggaaatcgctcacctcccacgtgcaaaacgtagtgatattgacacgccagattagcgcggttgcgtattgtgctaagcaggaaagctcgcttttctgtattcttgttaactttctgagcttgttttgaatacaacctatcatatctatatgtttttggaatcaggaaatgataaagaataagatgaaatcatttttggatcgatttcttataTTTTAATCcgattaattaatctattttcgttaattgtgatcacattttaagagtaaacatgacatatgtatatatttttagattcagaatgtgatgaagaatacgatgcaatcaattttaaatctgtttgcgaaaaatcgattttaatgacaactttaatgagcaaactcattaattaatttttaatccttcaagctgaaatgcaataccaaaatccgggcttcgtcgaagattacttgaccaaaatttcaaccaattaggttgaaaaatgagagcgtgacagtgccgcctcaactgccaccgtgtgtgtatgtgtgtgtgtgtttgcatcaGTGACTGAttacgcgcgcgcgtgtgtgtgcatgcttccatgtgtgtggctgtgtgtgtgtgtcggtgtgtgccAGTAGCTGTGTATGTAGCCGTGAATTTGCTGCTCTGTGTGATTGTGCATAGCTGTGTgtagccgtgtgtgtgtgtgtgtctgaaagtATGTATCGCTCACTGGTGGAAATGTGCAAAGCGTGTATTGATCTGCATTTAACACAGTTAGCTCCTTTGTGCATTTTAAACTTCATCTTCAGGCATGAtgttgtgacaggggaggctaccgctcctttcacagcagactctgcacccgagttgttggcctttaagtcaacacccgtggtttgtggaaatctgtttgtgatggggtctggtagtttccgattgtctgtatgttcatggaaaccttcgggtttgcataacagtttttatagggctaagaaattagccctaacattttcaatcctgtttgattgcacttcgcctcccgaggtgatcgtagtgtttcggcactcggtcacatctggcgcttgcgagcagggatgggactcggcatgatatgttcactcaggtaatggcataatatgaccactgaacatgttcgtgctgttcccattctgcgaacttgggatggacagtggtcccccggttcggaacttcgggacgaagttcatttcaaacgggggcgattgtgacaggggaggctaccgctcctttcacagcagactctgcacccgagttgttggcctttaagtcaacacccgtggtttgtggaaatctgtttgtgatggggtctggtaatttccgattgtctgtatgttcatggaaaccttcgggtttgcataacagtttttatagggctaagaaattagccctaatattttcaaacctgtttgattgcacttcgcctcccgaggtgatcgtagtgtttcggcactcggtcaCAATGTGAAACCTTTACTTCAGTGGAACAGTATTATGTTTCTTGATTATTATCGGAATCGCCTCGTGAATGAATAAAATGTTTACTCTACTTTccgcatgttgctactgtgatAACGCATGAGGCACCGATCATAAGACTGCAGGTCAGtgttggagtgtgtgtgtgtgtgtgtgtgtgtgtgtgtgtttgtgggtgccCTCGTGAGGGATTGTGTTTGTGACTAGCTgtgtttgggggtgggggtgttgcaAGAGGAAATAAGAGAGCAAGTCATAGAGTGATTATGCTATTCGTTTTACATGTATATTTAATAGAGTGATCATGCTGATTAGTTTTGGTGTATGTATTTTAAATGGTATCATTGGTTCGTTCTATAGATGAGTGTGTTTGGGTATGCTCGGTTGGAGTGAATATTGTCTTctttcaccggatcacgctttggaaTACACAAGCAGTCTGGATGATGAGGgtcatgtacgacccatactttctaaaggaTTCAACtaaaaaagtatgggtcgtatacgacccacgccatccaaataggGATACACTTTCTCCCGCCTCTTTGCAGCAGATTCCTTGTGGGTCGTCCCTGAATACCATCATCCAGACTTTgcagttcaaattacgtcattgtATAGTTGTTTGTTAACAAAGATTATCCTTCAAAAAGTGTGACAAACAAAGGGAAGcaagcactctaaatgcatCATATGAATAGAGTGACTGTCATGCGGAACCAAGCTACTGGCACCCGAGCgaataacaagcattaaaatgaacaagcgacttacatgcttattctctcaggtgccaggagacgggttccgcataactctcacttaattctctatatatatatatatattacacatgtcgtatgcattaagaccgattacttccctttgtttatcagatcttgAAATAAGGtacaaaaaaaaatgtctgtttacggtaacataggccaaaaaaatagggtcggtaggtcgggatttttttttcttttccaaaaaaccatatttttacgttattttgcaaaaaaacccaattatttttttctccccccaaatgccaaaaaaaagtgcagggtcgcgcgaaaaaaatagggtcggtcgggttaccgtaaacagacttttttttttttggcctaagagcTCTGCCTCATTCAAAAAGTGGTCATGGAAGGTTCTATATGGTGTTTGATGATTAATACATGAAGTATTAATCAAATACTcccaatagtttcagagatacagacatttttgtgaggctctgggtcatccaggaagcacggcaaattCCCAACCTTTGGCAATAACATACTCCGTATCTTGTATTCTGCGTCACTTCCAGAGGACTATTTTGAGATCTATCCCTCATGTACTGATGCTTGACTTGAACAATTGTTGAATATATTTCTGTCATGAAACAACTCCCCCGAAGCAGTCACTGTTGTCGTTTGGAGTTGTTATTGGTGAGCATACCCTCCATTACAACACTCTCAGGTCAATTTGATACAGAGAAAgcgtatttgtgaccctccaccacggaatgagtcacatgtcacctttgcatgattttcatatttttacattttcctaaagagttttttatgctctatccagtggtgaaacccattttagaaaagagcgaacactgtttgagttataagcctgtgactaaggtgaccctcacactgttaccagacactccccggacttatattaagcctagcgcagaaccgcgcgaggtgacatgcgactcatttcatggtggagggtcacatttaggaCTTCAAAATAAAATGGCTGCATTTCAGATACCAAAAGAGCAACAAGATGATCCCTGGATTTAAAACCAAGGTCAACAGGTcaatcatttttttctttcaatcatGCAAATGACAAACCCAGTTTTtgtgatgttttttttttacttcaatAATTGCAGTGGCACTCTTGCAGAAATGAGGATACATGCGACAAAAGCAATCCGCAGTTTCAACTTTCAGTAGTGCATTGAGCAGGACCAGGTTACTGTAATACATTTCATTAACACAACTGTTTGTACACACAATGTACTAaccatccttcttcttcgttcatgggctgaaactcccacgttcactcatgactttgcacaagtgggtttttacgtgtatgatcgttttcaccccgccattcaggcagccatacgccgctttcgaggaaagcatgcttggtattttcttgtttctataatgccaaaaaaaagtctagggtcgcgcgaaaaaactagggtcggtcgggttaccgtaaacagacctattttttttttggcctaacctaccgaactctgacatgggttacaggatcttttctgtgcgcacttggtcttgtgcttgtgtgtacacatgaaggggataaggcacaagcaggtctgcacagaagttgacctgggagattggaaaaaatctccacccttatccCACCAGGCTGCCacagccgggatttgaactgacaaccttccgattaggaggccgatgtgtTATCCACTAggtcactgcgcccgtctactAACCATCCAGTCCCCTACGTCTGCATGAAAAGTGGAAAAACTGATATACTGCACAATCCCTAAAAGTACAACACACGTTTAAGACTAAGAGATACATGTCAAGAGTATGGGATGATCTTGTTCTCCTGTATTCTTCCCTTTCAGCTATATTTTTGAAGATTGATAAATTTATACATTAAATTTacctcctccaactatcgcgagataCAAAAAAACTTGTTGACAAACAAGATTcgcgaaaaaaagagaaaagcgcagagtcttgagtagagagctaataaagtaccggtaatcgctaatcgagcgaaatgaaaatccgcggcgacttccattaggtgaatgctattcaagtttaggtaacgttttagccgcatctttttagaagccgcaatgcgattttttttttttaaaagtcgcggcttgtagtccgtcaaatacggtacctGTAAAACATCACTAATCACAGTGATTACAGAAAGATGCTGTCACCATTAGAATTCACTATCAAATACTGTTGAAATTGTTGAACCGTATTTGAAAAGTCTCAACACAAGCACGTATGCACCCGCACtcatgtgcacacacatacacaaattcccaaccttgggcaattaaagattctgtattctgtaaacatgcacacacatacataaattcccaaccttgggcaattaaagattctgtattctgtattctgtaaacatgcacacacatacacaaattcccaaccttgggcaattaaagattctgtattctgtattctgtaaacaagcacacacacacacacacacacaaattcccaaccttgggcaattaaagattctgtattctgtattctgtaaacatgcacacacacagacgcacggaAGCACATATATCTTAtacaaacactttttttcttcagaggAACTACCATGGATGCTCACCATTGCCTGTTCTGTTGTCATTTCATTATTAATCCTTATCATTATAAGTCCTTTTACCTAAACTACAAATACTGCTACCAACAGACACAGAAGGGAACAGTAGCAGAAAACAAGGGTACAAGTGCACCAATTCCTGTCAAATAACTACACGTAAACTGTAATGACATTTTGCAGCTGAAATTCAAAACTAACAAGAGCCTGCAATGGGGAAATGCACTCAAAggaaaaagttagggaccgcccttgaaaaacccagctgacttcatctgtgccaaactccttgttcctaagtttgtaaaaccaaatggctgtcaggccgtacacaccagtgggtgagcaatgctgtgttagcaggaaactTGCTTGGGATCCACAGAGGCCTGGCTAGGGCACGAGACAGAAACTGCCAAACTGCAAAAAGTGGACCATTTTTACACTGGCACGTGGGCAAGCCTGGGCGGGAAAGATGAAAAATTGGTTATGCACGAGCAGGGGGGATGTGTTgagagtgaactgttgtcaccagttaggctttatagccccgcgattttccgctagccaccatcttctcactatgcctcccagacgaaaggtgaccaccttcaacaaagcccgggccatcgcatggctgcaagacggcgtaagcaagcgagaagtgggcagacgacttggagtgtcccattctgtcgtggtcaggctgcatcagaagttccaggccaccaacagcattctggagaggcccaggtcagGACGGCCTAAGAAGACAACACAGCGTGAAGATCGCTTCATCAGAAGACAAGCTCTGCAGCAGCGAGGCACCACTGCAAACATCATCAGGGGCCAGCTGAGGGTGGCAACAAACACCAACGTCAGCACGAAAACCATCCGCAAACGCCTGCACGAAGTTGTCCTGCAATCACGTCgtccagctgtacggccacgacTGACAGCAGCTCATCGCCAGGTTCGTTTGGCGTTCTGTCACAACCATGCCAGGTGGACACGCCAGCAATGGGCCGATGTGCTGTTCagcgatgagtcccgctttaatCTGCACCATCATGATGGTCGGGCTCGTGTGTGGAGGCGTCAGGGTGAGTGGTACAACAACGGTCTGGTGCAGGAGAGGGTGGCCTTCGGCGGGGGCTCCACCATGGTGTGGGCCCTCTCTACCACATTGTTGGCAACCTGACGGGCCAGTGCTACAGAGATGAGATTGTCGCCCCTTTGGTTCTACCTGCTCTACACCAGATTGGTGTGCAGGCTGTATTCCAGGACGATAACGCGACACCTCACAGAGCGAGGCTGGTCAAcaacttcatccagcaggctggTGTCACCAGGATGAACTGGCCGGCCTGCAGCCCTGATTTCAACCCCATCGAGCACCTGTGGGATGAGCTGGACAGGCGAGTGAGGAACAACCACCCACCCCCAAGGAACCTGCAGCAACTGCTTCAGTTCCTGCAAATCGAATCGCAGGCCATTCCTCAGTCCTTCTGCAGGAAGCTGGTAAACTCGATGCGGAACAGGACTACAGAAGGCAACGCAAAACGCGGCGGACACACCCATTACGGAACTGTTCGGAACTTGCAAATTTTGTTTTCGACCCCCATGTTGTTTCAGAGCTTGTTCACACGTAatgcgtgaatgaaatgtcaccATATTTTGGAAAAGGATCGCAGAGATAATGAATTAAACATGTTACAAATttgattcaattttgtttggtggtttggAAGCTGTGTTTGTTTACGTAAGTGGTCCCTAACTTGTTCCtatgagtatatatatatatgctctcAGCTAGATTGCAGAAGTAAAGTTCTACTTACATTACAAAGTAACAATTTATAAACAATTGCCACAAGGCCTGACAACCATATGTGTGTTTCTTCCTCGTTAGAATGATCCCCCCTTCCCTATAGTAATTCTTCAGACCCTGGTACCCAAACATCCCCAAATCCATACTCTCTCTCCGCTCACCTCTCTCTCCTTGTTCTACCATTTTCACAATCAACCGTCAGTGCAAAAAGAACTAATTCTCCTTTTTTTAACATCCAGACAAACTCTCTTCAGCACTTCAGATCCGCGCACCATGGATTACCAGAATGCGTCATATCTGGCAGTTCAGCAAAACGTTTCACAGGAGTACACCCACCCCTGCAGCACCTACACGTCAGATGAACAAGTCAAAATCCACCCTGCTGGAAGAGTAAAACTGCCTGAGTGTGAAAGAACTCGCACTTGCAGCACCCAACACATCAGATGTACAGGTCAAAATCCACCCTGTTTGAAGAGTAAAACTGTGCCTGGGTGCCCACCCTGCGGCAAAGAACTCCTGTCTTGAACTTGCCGTCGTCTTTCCACGCCATCATCTGTGTTGTGGTGTAGGGGCCGAGGAGCGGGGAGGTGtcgctgtcttcttctttgtactCCCACCGAACCTCATCTTCCGCATTTTCTGTTGCTGTGCCTGCAGCAAGAAAATACAGTAGTATTAGCTTGAGAAGGCAAAGTACAATGGAACACCCACTGTTAAGTCTTTAAGACTTCCctaaaatctgaaaataaaTCTGGTCTTAGAACTAGAAGAGAGGAagatttaaaggtactgaacttgtcaaatccaggtgcacgaagcccctggggcttttagtcatacctcaggcagctatccgttagaagaactaacaagtttcattgacttgcacccaaagagtcaagaactgcgatttttttacgaattaatttcgtactcggacccggctggtcttggcctatttttggatctaactttagatcaggtagatcaccatatcatgcacaaaaagacacgtcactagcaaactatgtcagacgtcatcatgagtttgtgtacaacaaaatggaggccggaatcactcagttgaatcgaactccgaccaaacaccacgtaataactaggttaacttatgcactcgcgtgaacaagaaactgtcgagcttcacatatgtcgtcgttgggtagttttgggtttgttttactaccataggaggaattttgaactgtgaatgcactcagctgcaacaaaaacgcaaaacgaaggctgtgagctgcactgtgcctttaagaaatgAAGTGACAAGTGTCATctttacacaaaatcaacaaaacagTGTAACAGCATAGTTAAgacacccgtcgcgatataaccttcgtggttgaaaacgacgttaaacaccaaataaagaaagatagtTAAGACAGAAACTGGAAGAGCaagaaagggagagggagagagagagatgaaccaAAATCATACCTGACACTTCAGCGGTTGAAGAACTCGGATCACCTTTGCCATTATCTGCCACTGCATCCCCGCTGCCACCCGATTTCTTCCCCTCTGTCTTGTCAAAATTGTCCGCAAACATATCGAGGGCATCGTCTTCATCAACATCGTCTGGAATGGCGAACTTCTTCCCTTCCTCCTGTTTGAGCATGACCGCGACCTTCTCGCGCGTCGCTTCGTAAATCTCCATCATACCCTCCTGAACCAAACTGTCGGCCATTTCCGTTAAGCGGAGCATCGTCTGCTTGTCCTGTTCGACCTTCTCCGCCTCGGGCCCTCCACTTGCAGCTCCGCTTTCAGTTTTTTGACGCTTGGCTTTCCACCTCTGAGCTGTGGTGAGTGGCTTCCCTTTGCTTTTGCCCAAACGCCGCAGAGCCTTGGCGACGGTCTCCTGAGGCTGAAGGAGTTCCATCATCTCCTTGAAGATGGCGACTCGGTCCACTGGAGGGGTCTCCATCTCCTGAGCGTCTTCTCGGGCCTGGATCATCTGCTGAGCTTTCTGGCGTTCCGACTCCTTGATGCGCACCCAGTTGATGTTGTCGATCCAGTGGTCCTTGATGTTCTGGGAGCAGTTCATGAAATAATTGTAACAAGTtgtagaataaaataaaatttaaaaatgttttaccatcctgaagaaggccgCAACAAGCTGTCAAAATATGGATTAAGAATGTACCAAACCTGGTAAATGTTGTACGTGTTCTCTTTTTGTTCGAATAAAATAATTGTATAGAAAGTTAAATGCATTATTTCAAGATATATTACCGTACATAATTTACAGGTGAGGGCGGTCCATCAAAAATTACCTGTTTTCATTTTGCTCCCAAATTCTTCTTTTTACAGATTTTCCCTTAATTTTAAGGCAAAGTAATTAGCCATTTTGGATTCCtgactcgtgtgtgtgtgtatgtgtatatactTCATATAATCTCAGTGAACAAAGGCAACAAATCtgactcgtgtgtgtgtgtatgtgtatatactTCATATAATCTCAGTGAACAAAGGCAACAAATCtgactcgtgtgtgtgtgtatgtgtatatactTCATATAATCTCAGTAAACAAAGGCAACAAATCTGAACACGGGGTAAGACACACACTTCAAAATAAAATGTTCAAGTTATGTAAGCAACCAACCTTGGTCTTGTCAAAAATGAAGTTGCCATCTTTATCAAAATGTCCTTCTTC
Encoded proteins:
- the LOC138975086 gene encoding CD2 antigen cytoplasmic tail-binding protein 2 homolog: MADKKVMFQEDPEVNEFQPEEVENATGFKKGKHSLDSDEEDDDADKYDVMNEDDIEGQEEPTIDYDDDIQITPFNMKDELEEGHFDKDGNFIFDKTKNIKDHWIDNINWVRIKESERQKAQQMIQAREDAQEMETPPVDRVAIFKEMMELLQPQETVAKALRRLGKSKGKPLTTAQRWKAKRQKTESGAASGGPEAEKVEQDKQTMLRLTEMADSLVQEGMMEIYEATREKVAVMLKQEEGKKFAIPDDVDEDDALDMFADNFDKTEGKKSGGSGDAVADNGKGDPSSSTAEVSGTATENAEDEVRWEYKEEDSDTSPLLGPYTTTQMMAWKDDGKFKTGVLCRRVGTQAQFYSSNRVDFDLYI